Proteins encoded by one window of Vidua chalybeata isolate OUT-0048 chromosome 10, bVidCha1 merged haplotype, whole genome shotgun sequence:
- the CLDN11 gene encoding claudin-11: MVATCLHLAGFVCSFVGWIGVVVATATNDWVVTCGYTITTCRKMDELGSKGLWADCVMATGLYHCKPLVDILILPGYVQACRALMIAASVLGLPAIFLLITVLPCIRMGHEPGAAKYRRSQLGGILIILLAMCGVVATIWFPVCAHRETTIMSFGYSLYTGWIGSALCLFGGCVIVCCSGDAQTFGENRFYYGSGSSSPTHAKSAHV, from the exons ATGGTGGCCACCTGCCTGCACCTGGCTGGATTTGTCTGCAGCTTTGTAGGGTGGATCGGGGTGGTTGTGGCCACGGCCACCAACGACTGGGTGGTGACTTGCGGCTACACCATTACCACCTGCAGGAAAATGGACGAGCTGGGATCCAAGGGGCTGTGGGCAGACTGTGTCATGGCAACAGGTCTCTATCACTGCAAGCCCCTCGTGGACATCCTCATACTGCCGG GGTACGTCCAAGCATGTCGAGCGCTGATGATCGCCGCCTCCGTGCTGGGCCTTCCCGCCATCTTCCTGCTGATAACGGTCCTGCCCTGCATCCGGATGGGCCACGAGCCCGGGGCAGCCAAGTACCGGCGCTCCCAGCTGGGAGGGATCCTCATCATCCTCCTGG CCATGTGCGGCGTCGTGGCGACCATCTGGTTCCCGGTGTGCGCCCACCGCGAGACCACCATCATGAGCTTCGGCTACTCGCTCTACACGGGCTGGATCGGCTCTGCCCTCTGCCTCTTCGGCGGCTGCGTCATCGTGTGCTGCTCGGGAGACGCGCAGACCTTCGGCGAGAACCGCTTCTACTACGGCTCGGGATCCAGCTCGCCCACCCACGCCAAGAGCGCTCACGTGTAG